The following are encoded together in the Salvia hispanica cultivar TCC Black 2014 chromosome 6, UniMelb_Shisp_WGS_1.0, whole genome shotgun sequence genome:
- the LOC125197418 gene encoding phosphatidylglycerophosphate phosphatase PTPMT2-like codes for MKIEELDDGAESIIESKRSRNSETRLITVRADAKRALVGAGARILFYPTLLYNVFRNKIQAEFRWWDQIDQYLLLGAVPFPKDVPRLKHLGVGGVITLNEPYETLVPTSLYYANGIDHLVIPTRDYLFAPSFGDINRAVDFIHRNALSGQTTYVHCKAGRGRSTTIVLCYLIHYKHMTPAAALEYVRSRRPRVLLAPIQWKAVQEYQQQCMGSRTVCTPGDVVLITKADLEGYDSPCNDNSGKELAVVSRRLNTSPMMAKLSCLFASLRVTGNYGPVMRQLTEARAC; via the exons ATGAAGATCGAGGAGCTCGATGATGGCGCGGAGAGTATTATAGAGAGCAAGCGTAGCAGAAATAGCGAAACAAGGCTGATCACGGTTAGGGCTGACGCAAAAAGGGCTTTAGTCGGAGCTGGGGCTCGGATCCTCTTCTATCCAACCCTTTTGTACAACGTCTTCCGCAACAAAATTCAAGCGGAGTTCCGGTGGTGGGATCAAATCGACCAG TATCTACTGCTAGGCGCTGTTCCATTTCCAAAGGATGTACCTCGTTTGAAGCATCTTGGAGTTGGCGGTGTAATTACTCTGAATGAGCCCTATGAGACTCTGGTCCCAACATCATTGTACTAT GCTAATGGGATAGACCATCTTGTCATCCCTACTAGGGATTATCTCTTTGCTCCTTCTTTTGGGGATATTAACCGTGCAGTGGATTTCATTCACA GAAATGCTTTAAGTGGTCAAACAACATATGTGCATTGCAAAGCCGGGCGAGGAAGGAGCACAACCATTGTTCTCTGTTATCTG ATTCACTATAAGCATATGACACCTGCTGCTGCACTTGAGTATGTTCGATCTAGAAGACCCAGGGTGCTATTAGCTCCAATCCAATGGAAG GCAGTGCAAGAATATCAGCAGCAATGCATGGGTTCAAGAACGGTATGCACACCTGGGGATGTTGTGCTAATCACAAAAGCTGATCTGGAAGGGTATGACAGTCCTTGTAACGACAACTCTGGCAAGGAGCTTGCAGTTGTTTCTAGAAGGTTGAACACGAGTCCTATGATGGCTAAGCTGTCTTGCCTCTTTGCGTCTCTGAGGGTTACAGGAAATTATGGACCTGTAATGAGGCAGTTGACTGAAGCACGTGCGTGCTGA
- the LOC125192613 gene encoding acid phosphatase 1-like produces MALILITLMVILAAGPTWSAPSIIQMRSEKKILLAADHLYCSSWRFTVETNDAGAWTRVPVRCVDFVKDYITGDLYASELEAVAANAAEYAREIGISGDGRDAWVFDIDETLLSNVPYYAANGFGSEKFDEHAFNEWVELAEAPAIAPSLRLYKELQELGFTVFLLTGRDEYERHATERNLMYAGFNNWEKLILRGKADEGTPATVYKSEKRKEIEDAGYIIHGSSGDQWSDLIGFAVARRSFKLPNPLYYIA; encoded by the exons ATGGCGTTGATCCTGATTACCCTCATGGTTATCCTGGCCGCTGGGCCCACTTGGTCAGCCCCTTCGATCATTCAGATGAGGTCGGAGAAGAAGATCCTTTTGGCCGCTGACCACCTGTACTGCAGCAGCTGGCGCTTCACGGTGGAGACCAACGACGCCGGCGCGTGGACGCGTGTGCCGGTCAGGTGCGTCGATTTCGTCAAGGATTACATCACCGGCGACCTTTACGCCTCCGAGCTGGAGGCCGTGGCCGCCAATGCGGCGGAATACGCCAGGGAGATTGGGATCTCCGGCGACGGGAGGGACGCCTGGGTTTTCGACATCGACGAGACCTTGCTCTCCAATGTGCCCTACTACGCCGCCAATGGATTCGG GTCGGAGAAATTTGATGAACATGCTTTCAACGAATGGGTAGAGTTGGCTGAGGCTCCTGCAATAGCCCCTAGCTTGAGATTGTACAAGGAGCTTCAGGAGCTAGGCTTCACAGTATTTCTGCTGACTGGTCGGGATGAATATGAGAGGCACGCTACCGAGCGTAATCTAATGTATGCTGGATTCAACAACTGGGAAAAGCTTATCCTCAG GGGAAAGGCTGATGAAGGTACGCCGGCAACAGTGTATAAATCTGAGAAGAGGAAGGAGATAGAGGATGCAGGTTACATAATACATGGGAGCTCCGGAGATCAGTGGAGCGACTTGATAGGATTCGCTGTGGCAAGACGATCCTTCAAATTACCGAACCCCTTATACTACATTGCCTAG
- the LOC125193228 gene encoding leucine-rich repeat extensin-like protein 4, with protein MKNSSCLLPLLFLLPIIVVRAAVIVGGGITVGGGGVWIGGGVNPPTSASKLAVAYAALQAWKAAITDDPLKITASWNGPNVCSYRGVFCSDSVNFMGNSAGVVVAAIDLNHANLQGTLVKELSLLSDLSLLHLNSNRFSGAVPPSFRNLASLTELDLSNNRFSGGFPTAVLYIPDLVYLDLRFNSFYGPIPEELFDKKLDAIFLNNNLFSGELPQNLGNSPASVINLAYNKLSGAIPFSLGYMGIKEILFLNNQLTGCIPQGVGMWSDLQVLDVSSNSLMGHLPDSLSCLRNIEVLNLARNQLSGELPDLLCSLRSLINLTVAANFFSGFSQECDRNAGFGFDFTFNCIPGRELQRPQPDCTAIPGGGLSCLRIPAARPLVCGVLAGAEFTANQPP; from the coding sequence ATGAAGAATAGTAGCTGCCTCCTCCcactcctcttcctcctccccATCATCGTCGTTAGAGCCGCAGTTATTGTCGGCGGAGGGATTACCGTGGGCGGCGGAGGCGTCTGGATTGGCGGCGGCGTCAACCCTCCCACCTCCGCCTCAAAGCTGGCCGTCGCCTACGCCGCCCTCCAGGCCTGGAAAGCCGCAATTACAGACGACCCCCTCAAGATCACAGCCTCCTGGAACGGCCCCAATGTCTGCTCCTACAGAGGCGTCTTCTGCTCCGATTCCGTCAATTTCATGGGGAATTCAGCCGGCGTTGTGGTGGCCGCGATAGATCTCAACCACGCCAATTTGCAGGGCACTTTGGTTAAAGAGCTCTCCCTCCTCTCCGATCTCTCCCTCCTCCACCTCAACAGCAACCGCTTCAGCGGCGCCGTGCCGCCCTCGTTCAGAAACCTGGCGTCGCTCACCGAATTAGACCTCAGCAACAACCGCTTCTCCGGCGGATTCCCCACCGCGGTTCTCTACATTCCAGATCTCGTCTATTTAGACCTCCGATTCAACAGCTTCTACGGTCCGATTCCGGAGGAGCTATTCGATAAGAAGCTCGACGCTATCTTCCTCAACAACAACCTCTTCTCCGGCGAGCTGCCGCAAAATCTAGGGAATTCTCCGGCGTCTGTGATAAACCTGGCGTACAACAAGCTGAGCGGCGCGATCCCGTTCAGCTTGGGGTACATGGGGATCAAGGAGATCCTGTTCCTCAACAACCAGCTCACCGGCTGCATTCCCCAAGGCGTGGGGATGTGGTCGGACCTTCAGGTTTTGGATGTGAGCTCCAATTCACTCATGGGGCATTTGCCGGATTCTCTGTCCTGCCTCCGTAACATCGAGGTTCTCAATTTGGCGCGCAACCAGCTCTCCGGTGAGCTGCCGGATCTGCTCTGCTCGCTGCGGAGTTTGATTAATTTGACGGTCGCGGCGAATTTCTTCTCCGGCTTCAGCCAGGAGTGTGACAGGAATGCCGGATTCGGGTTCGATTTCACGTTCAACTGCATTCCGGGGAGGGAGCTGCAGCGGCCGCAGCCGGATTGCACGGCGATTCCCGGCGGCGGTCTCAGCTGTCTTAGAATTCCTGCGGCGAGGCCTCTTGTATGCGGGGTTTTGGCGGGGGCTGAGTTCACTGCGAATCAGCCACCGTGA